Proteins co-encoded in one Pseudomonas fluorescens genomic window:
- a CDS encoding amino acid ABC transporter ATP-binding protein, whose product MPLLRISALHKYYGDHHVLKGIDLSVEEGQVVAIIGRSGSGKSTLLRTLNGLESINDGVIEVDGEYLDAARADLRSLRQKVGMVFQQFNLFPHLTVGENVMLAPQVVQKVPKAKAQELARQMLERVGLGEKFDAFPDRLSGGQQQRVAIARALAMSPKVLLCDEITSALDPELVNEVLGVVRQLAKEGMTLIMVTHEMRFAREVGDKLVFMHQGKVHEVGDPKVLFADPQTPELANFIGTVEAAG is encoded by the coding sequence ATGCCTCTGCTTAGAATTTCCGCCCTGCATAAATATTACGGCGATCACCACGTGCTCAAAGGCATCGACCTGAGCGTCGAGGAAGGCCAGGTCGTGGCGATCATCGGCCGCAGCGGCTCGGGCAAATCCACCCTGCTGCGCACCCTCAACGGTCTGGAATCGATCAACGATGGCGTGATCGAAGTCGACGGCGAATACCTCGACGCCGCCCGCGCCGATTTGCGCAGCCTGCGGCAGAAAGTCGGGATGGTGTTCCAGCAGTTCAACCTGTTCCCGCACCTGACGGTGGGCGAAAACGTGATGCTCGCGCCGCAAGTGGTACAGAAAGTACCCAAGGCCAAAGCGCAAGAGCTGGCGCGGCAGATGCTGGAGCGCGTCGGCCTGGGCGAGAAATTCGATGCCTTCCCGGATCGTCTCTCGGGTGGCCAGCAACAGCGCGTGGCGATTGCCCGGGCGCTGGCGATGTCACCCAAGGTGCTGCTGTGTGACGAGATCACTTCGGCGCTGGATCCGGAACTGGTCAATGAAGTGCTCGGCGTGGTCCGCCAGCTCGCGAAGGAAGGCATGACGCTGATCATGGTCACCCACGAAATGCGCTTCGCCCGGGAGGTCGGGGACAAGCTGGTGTTCATGCACCAGGGCAAGGTGCACGAGGTCGGGGACCCGAAAGTGCTGTTTGCCGATCCGCAGACGCCGGAGCTGGCGAATTTCATCGGAACCGTGGAAGCCGCAGGCTGA
- a CDS encoding amino acid ABC transporter permease, translating into MSDFTLWDILRNLLTGLQWTLALSLVAFIGGGIVGLLILIMRISKNPLPSSIARTWIELFQGTPLLMQLFLVFFGVALAGVEISPWMAAAIALTLFTSAYLAEIWRGCVEAIPHGQWEASSSLALNPLEQLRYVILPQALRIAVAPTVGFSVQVVKGTAVTSIIGFTELTKTGGMLANATFEPFMVYGLVALGYFLLCYPLSLSARYLERRLHASA; encoded by the coding sequence ATGAGCGACTTCACGCTCTGGGACATCCTGCGCAACCTGCTCACCGGCCTGCAATGGACGCTGGCGCTGTCGCTGGTGGCGTTCATCGGCGGCGGGATCGTCGGGTTGCTGATCCTGATCATGCGCATCTCGAAAAACCCGCTGCCCAGCAGCATCGCCCGCACCTGGATCGAACTGTTCCAGGGCACACCGCTGTTGATGCAGCTGTTTCTGGTGTTCTTCGGCGTGGCGCTGGCCGGGGTGGAAATTTCGCCGTGGATGGCAGCGGCGATTGCCCTGACGCTGTTCACCAGCGCTTATCTGGCGGAGATCTGGCGCGGCTGCGTCGAGGCGATTCCCCATGGTCAGTGGGAGGCGTCGTCGAGCCTGGCGCTGAATCCGCTGGAGCAACTGCGCTACGTGATCCTCCCGCAGGCGCTGCGCATTGCCGTAGCACCGACCGTGGGTTTCTCGGTGCAAGTGGTCAAAGGCACCGCTGTGACCTCGATCATCGGCTTCACCGAACTGACCAAGACCGGCGGCATGCTCGCCAACGCCACCTTCGAACCGTTCATGGTCTACGGCCTCGTCGCCCTGGGCTACTTCCTGCTCTGCTACCCCCTGTCCCTCAGTGCGCGCTACCTGGAAAGGAGACTGCATGCCTCTGCTTAG
- a CDS encoding DedA family protein has translation MLQQFLHDFGYFALFLGTFFEGETILVLAGFLAFREYMDIKLVVVVAFFGSYAGDQLWYFLGRKHGRKLLARKPRWQMMGDRALEHIRKHPDIWVLSFRFVYGLRTVMPVAIGLSGYPPGRYLLLNGIGAAIWATALAAAAYHFGAVLEGMLGSIKKYELWVLGALLVLGLGLWLRRRFKNARLAKKVYEDEQLAKAERHKAEQAEAAEPKTPAE, from the coding sequence ATGCTCCAACAATTTCTGCATGACTTCGGCTATTTTGCCCTGTTTCTCGGGACGTTTTTCGAAGGCGAAACCATCCTGGTGCTCGCGGGCTTCCTCGCGTTCCGTGAATACATGGACATCAAACTGGTGGTGGTCGTGGCGTTCTTCGGCAGCTATGCCGGCGATCAGCTGTGGTACTTCCTGGGCCGCAAACACGGACGCAAGTTGCTGGCGCGCAAGCCGCGCTGGCAGATGATGGGCGACCGCGCGCTGGAACACATCCGCAAGCACCCGGACATCTGGGTCTTGAGTTTCCGCTTCGTGTACGGCCTGCGCACGGTGATGCCGGTGGCGATCGGCCTGTCGGGCTATCCGCCGGGACGCTATCTGCTGCTCAACGGTATCGGCGCCGCGATCTGGGCCACCGCCCTGGCCGCTGCCGCCTACCATTTCGGCGCCGTGCTCGAAGGCATGCTCGGCAGCATCAAGAAGTATGAATTGTGGGTACTGGGCGCGCTGCTGGTGCTCGGCCTGGGCCTGTGGCTGCGCCGCCGGTTCAAGAATGCCCGGCTGGCCAAGAAAGTCTATGAGGACGAGCAGTTGGCCAAGGCCGAACGGCACAAAGCCGAACAGGCCGAGGCCGCCGAGCCTAAGACGCCAGCCGAGTAA
- a CDS encoding sterol desaturase family protein, whose product MNFILYAVPFFFVLIAAELIADRWRGVSNYRLADAVNSISTGVLSTTTGLLTKSVGLVTYGFALEHLALLRLPADSVWVWFFAFVLYDFCYYWLHRMGHERNILWAAHSVHHQSEDYNLSTALRQTSTGFLLGWIFYLPMAVLGVPLLVFVSVAALNLLYQFWVHTRHIPKLGWFEWCFVTPSNHRAHHAQNALYMDRNYGGVFIIWDRLFGSFQEEDDDEPVIFGVTTPLASWNPLWANLQFYAQLWDDARRAGRKWDKWRIWFMRTGWRPADVAEKYPMSKPDLSRFRKFEVPLGARQQGYVALQFSVYVALGSYLMSLEHRLPTSALVLGWGAVAFGLFVLGVALENRPWALKLELLRLAANLPLVWLAPQVGLWPAGPPMWVGLFGYSLLSGIGLYCCHRRFTRLAS is encoded by the coding sequence ATGAACTTCATTCTGTATGCGGTGCCGTTTTTCTTCGTATTGATCGCGGCCGAGCTGATCGCCGACCGTTGGCGCGGGGTGAGCAACTATCGCCTGGCCGATGCGGTGAACAGCATCAGCACCGGGGTGCTGTCGACCACCACCGGCCTGCTGACCAAGAGCGTGGGGCTGGTGACCTACGGCTTTGCCCTGGAGCATCTGGCGCTGCTCAGGCTGCCGGCGGACAGTGTCTGGGTGTGGTTCTTCGCCTTTGTTCTCTACGATTTCTGCTACTACTGGCTGCACCGCATGGGGCACGAACGGAACATCCTCTGGGCGGCGCATTCGGTGCATCACCAGAGCGAGGACTACAACCTTTCCACTGCCTTGCGCCAGACCAGCACCGGGTTTCTGCTCGGCTGGATCTTTTACCTGCCGATGGCCGTGCTCGGGGTGCCGCTGCTGGTGTTCGTCAGCGTTGCGGCGCTGAATCTGCTGTATCAATTCTGGGTTCATACCCGGCACATTCCCAAGCTCGGGTGGTTCGAATGGTGCTTCGTCACGCCGTCCAATCATCGGGCTCACCATGCACAGAACGCTCTCTACATGGATCGCAACTACGGCGGGGTGTTCATTATTTGGGACCGTCTGTTTGGCTCGTTCCAGGAAGAGGACGACGATGAACCGGTGATTTTCGGCGTGACCACACCGCTGGCGAGCTGGAATCCGTTGTGGGCCAACCTGCAGTTCTACGCGCAGCTGTGGGACGACGCGCGGCGTGCCGGGCGCAAGTGGGACAAGTGGCGGATCTGGTTCATGCGCACGGGATGGCGGCCGGCGGATGTGGCGGAGAAATACCCGATGAGCAAGCCGGACCTGAGCCGGTTCCGCAAATTCGAAGTGCCGCTGGGCGCCCGACAGCAGGGGTATGTGGCGCTGCAATTCAGTGTGTACGTGGCGCTGGGCAGTTATCTGATGAGTCTGGAACACCGTCTGCCCACCAGTGCATTGGTGCTGGGCTGGGGCGCGGTGGCGTTCGGTTTGTTTGTGTTGGGCGTGGCCCTGGAGAATCGCCCGTGGGCGCTGAAACTGGAGCTGCTGCGGTTGGCGGCGAACCTGCCGCTGGTGTGGCTGGCGCCGCAGGTCGGGCTATGGCCGGCCGGCCCGCCGATGTGGGTCGGCCTGTTCGGTTACAGCCTGCTCAGCGGCATCGGGCTGTATTGCTGCCACCGGCGCTTTACTCGGCTGGCGTCTTAG
- the elbB gene encoding isoprenoid biosynthesis glyoxalase ElbB, translated as MSKKVAVILSGCGVYDGAEIHESVITLLRLDQRGAQVQCFAPDIAQLHVINHLTGKEMPESRNVLVESARIARGNVKDVREADVDDFDALIVPGGFGAAKNLSNFAVDGAGCCVQPDVLALAEAFAEAGKPVGLICISPALAAKIYGPGVTCTIGNDADTAAAIGKMGATHEDCAVTDIIEDKARKLVTTPAYMLAQSISEAASGINKLVDRVLELTHENDA; from the coding sequence ATGAGCAAAAAAGTTGCAGTGATCCTGTCCGGTTGCGGCGTATACGACGGCGCCGAGATCCACGAAAGCGTCATCACCCTGTTGCGCCTGGATCAGCGTGGCGCCCAGGTGCAGTGCTTCGCCCCGGACATCGCGCAATTGCATGTGATCAACCACCTCACCGGCAAAGAGATGCCCGAGTCGCGCAACGTGCTGGTGGAATCGGCGCGCATCGCCCGGGGCAACGTCAAGGATGTCCGTGAAGCCGATGTCGATGATTTCGATGCGCTGATCGTGCCCGGCGGTTTCGGCGCGGCGAAGAACCTGTCGAACTTCGCCGTCGACGGCGCTGGCTGCTGCGTCCAGCCTGACGTACTGGCATTGGCCGAAGCCTTTGCCGAAGCGGGTAAACCGGTGGGACTGATCTGCATTTCGCCGGCGCTGGCCGCCAAGATCTACGGCCCGGGTGTGACCTGCACCATTGGCAACGATGCCGACACCGCAGCAGCCATCGGCAAGATGGGCGCCACCCACGAAGACTGCGCGGTGACCGACATCATCGAAGACAAGGCACGCAAACTGGTGACCACACCGGCCTACATGCTGGCGCAGTCGATCAGTGAGGCGGCCTCCGGGATCAACAAGCTGGTGGATCGCGTGCTTGAGCTGACCCACGAAAACGACGCCTGA
- the ppx gene encoding exopolyphosphatase gives MPQSQAKNLSLIAAIDLGSNSFHMVVAKAQNGEIRILERLGEKVQLAAGIDDERHLNEESMQRGLDCLKRFAQLINGMPLGAVRIVGTNALREARNRLEFIHRAEEILGHPVEVISGREEARLIYLGVSHTLADTPGKRLVADIGGGSTEFIIGQRFEPLLRESLQMGCVSFTQRYFKDGKITPARYAQAYTAARLEIMSIEHALHRLTWDEAIGSSGTIRAIGLALKAGGHGTGEVNAEGLAWLKRRLFKLGDVDKIDFEGIKPDRRAIFPAGLAILEAIFDALELQRMDHCEGALREGVLYDLLGRHHHEDVRERTLTSLMERYHVDLEQAARVERKALHAFDQVAVDWELEDGIWRELLGWAAKVHEVGLDIAHYHYHKHGAYLIEHSDLAGFSREDQQMLALLVRGHRRNIPKDKFAEFGDEGDKLIRLCVLLRFAILFHHIRGTQAMPQVALHANGNNLDVEFPENWLDENQLTQADFALEAEWLTRVGIVLTVH, from the coding sequence ATGCCGCAATCCCAAGCCAAGAATCTGTCCCTGATCGCCGCGATCGACCTGGGCTCCAACAGCTTCCACATGGTCGTGGCCAAGGCCCAGAACGGCGAAATCCGTATTCTCGAACGTCTCGGGGAGAAGGTGCAGCTGGCCGCCGGCATCGACGATGAGCGCCATCTCAACGAAGAATCCATGCAGCGCGGGCTCGACTGCCTCAAGCGTTTTGCTCAACTGATCAACGGCATGCCGCTGGGCGCCGTGCGGATCGTCGGCACCAATGCCCTGCGCGAAGCCCGTAACCGCCTGGAGTTCATCCACCGCGCCGAAGAAATCCTCGGCCACCCGGTGGAAGTCATTTCCGGCCGTGAAGAGGCGCGTCTGATCTACCTCGGCGTGTCCCACACCCTCGCCGACACCCCGGGCAAACGCCTGGTCGCCGACATCGGCGGCGGCAGTACCGAATTCATCATCGGCCAGCGTTTCGAGCCGTTGCTGCGCGAAAGCCTGCAAATGGGCTGCGTGAGTTTCACCCAGCGCTATTTCAAGGACGGCAAGATCACCCCGGCCCGCTACGCCCAGGCGTACACGGCGGCGCGGCTGGAAATCATGAGCATCGAACACGCCCTGCACCGTCTGACCTGGGATGAAGCCATCGGCTCCTCGGGCACCATCCGCGCCATCGGCCTGGCGCTGAAGGCCGGCGGTCACGGTACCGGCGAAGTGAACGCCGAAGGTCTGGCGTGGCTCAAGCGTCGCCTGTTCAAGCTCGGCGATGTCGACAAGATCGATTTCGAAGGCATCAAGCCGGATCGCCGGGCGATCTTCCCGGCGGGCCTGGCGATTCTCGAAGCAATCTTCGACGCCCTCGAACTGCAACGCATGGACCACTGCGAAGGCGCGCTGCGTGAAGGCGTGCTCTACGACCTGCTCGGCCGCCATCATCACGAAGACGTGCGCGAACGCACCCTGACCTCGCTGATGGAGCGCTACCACGTCGACCTCGAACAGGCTGCACGGGTCGAGCGCAAAGCCCTGCACGCGTTCGATCAAGTGGCCGTGGACTGGGAACTGGAAGACGGCATCTGGCGCGAACTGCTGGGCTGGGCGGCGAAAGTGCACGAAGTCGGGCTCGACATCGCTCACTACCACTACCACAAGCACGGCGCCTACCTGATCGAACACTCGGACCTCGCCGGGTTCTCCCGCGAAGACCAGCAAATGCTCGCCCTGCTGGTGCGCGGCCACCGCCGCAACATCCCCAAGGACAAGTTCGCCGAGTTCGGCGACGAGGGCGACAAGCTGATCCGCCTGTGCGTACTGCTGCGTTTCGCCATCCTGTTCCACCATATCCGTGGCACCCAGGCAATGCCGCAAGTGGCGCTGCACGCCAACGGCAACAACCTCGACGTGGAATTCCCGGAAAACTGGCTGGATGAAAACCAGCTGACCCAGGCGGATTTCGCGCTTGAGGCGGAGTGGCTGACGCGGGTGGGGATTGTTCTGACCGTGCACTGA
- a CDS encoding amino acid ABC transporter permease: MAYQFDFLPVVENTDLLLRGALFTLELTAIGALFGVGVGIVGALVRAWNIRPFSAIFGVYVELIRNTPFLVQLFFIFFGLPSLGVQISEWQAAVLAMVINLGAYSTEIIRAGIQAIPRGQLEAAAALAMSRFEAFRHVVLLPALGKVWPALSSQIIIVMLGSAVCSQIATEELSFAANFIQSRNFRAFETYALTTLIYLCMALLIRQLLNWLGRRYLSKSSARSSQ; encoded by the coding sequence ATGGCCTATCAGTTCGATTTCTTGCCGGTGGTGGAAAACACCGACCTGCTGCTGCGCGGGGCGTTGTTCACCCTTGAGCTGACGGCCATCGGCGCGCTGTTCGGGGTTGGCGTGGGCATCGTCGGGGCGCTGGTGCGGGCGTGGAACATCCGCCCGTTCTCGGCGATCTTCGGCGTGTATGTGGAGTTGATCCGCAACACGCCGTTCCTGGTGCAACTGTTCTTCATCTTTTTCGGCCTGCCGTCCCTCGGCGTGCAGATTTCCGAGTGGCAGGCGGCGGTGCTGGCGATGGTGATCAACCTTGGTGCGTACTCGACCGAGATCATCCGCGCCGGCATCCAGGCGATTCCGCGCGGGCAGCTGGAAGCAGCGGCGGCCTTGGCGATGAGTCGCTTCGAAGCGTTCCGCCATGTGGTGCTGCTGCCGGCGCTGGGCAAGGTCTGGCCGGCGCTGAGCAGCCAGATCATCATCGTGATGCTCGGTTCGGCGGTGTGTTCGCAGATCGCCACCGAAGAGTTGAGCTTCGCCGCCAACTTCATTCAGTCGCGCAACTTCCGCGCTTTTGAAACCTACGCCCTGACCACCCTCATTTATCTGTGCATGGCGCTGCTGATCCGTCAGTTGCTGAACTGGCTCGGCCGGCGCTACCTGTCGAAAAGCAGCGCAAGGAGCAGCCAATGA
- the ppk1 gene encoding polyphosphate kinase 1, with translation MNTEGLTEVAVKEAQPVVEQITETPPELEPAPPAPATEPVAAAPVIAIPGLDDSSLYIHRELSQLQFNIRVLEQALDESYPLLERLKFLLIFSSNLDEFFEIRVAGLKKQITFAREQAGADGLQPHQALARISELVHGHVDRQYAILNDILLPELEKHQVRFIRRRHWTTKIKTWVRRYFRDEIAPIITPIGLDPTHPFPLLVNKSLNFIVELEGIDAFGRDSGLAIIPAPRLLPRIIKVPEEVGGPGDNYVFLSSMIHAHADDLFQGMKVKGCYQFRLTRNADLALDSEDVEDLARALRGELFSRRYGDAVRLEVADTCPKHLSDYLLKQFNLSETELYQVNGPVNLTRLFSITGLDSHPELQYTPFTPQIPKLLQNSENIFSVISKQDILLLHPFESFTPVVDLLRQAAKDPHVLAVRQTLYRSGANSEIVDALVDAARNGKEVTAVIELRARFDEESNLQLASRLQAAGAVVIYGVVGFKTHAKMMLILRREAGEIVRYAHLGTGNYHAGNARLYTDYSLLTSDDALCEDVGKLFSQLIGMGKTLRMKKLLHAPFTLKKGMLDMITRETQFALDGKPAHIIAKFNSLTDPKIIRALYKASQSGVRIDLVVRGMCCLRPGIAGVSHNIHVRSIIGRFLEHTRVFYFLNGGEEQMFLSSADWMERNLDKRVETCFPVEGKKLLTRVKKELELYLTDNTHSWSLQSDGRYIRNTPTGNQNPRSAQATLLERLGSPILPVSS, from the coding sequence ATGAATACCGAAGGACTCACTGAAGTTGCCGTAAAAGAAGCTCAACCCGTGGTCGAGCAGATTACCGAAACCCCGCCGGAACTGGAGCCTGCGCCACCCGCGCCGGCAACTGAACCCGTCGCGGCGGCACCGGTGATCGCGATTCCCGGCCTGGATGACAGCAGCCTGTACATCCACCGTGAATTGTCGCAACTGCAGTTCAACATCCGCGTGCTGGAGCAGGCGCTGGACGAGTCCTACCCGTTGCTGGAGCGGCTGAAGTTTCTGCTGATCTTCTCCAGCAACCTCGACGAATTCTTTGAAATCCGCGTCGCCGGCCTCAAGAAGCAGATCACCTTCGCCCGTGAACAGGCCGGCGCCGATGGTCTGCAACCGCATCAGGCCCTGGCCCGCATCAGCGAGCTGGTGCACGGTCATGTAGACCGCCAGTACGCGATCCTCAACGACATTCTGCTGCCAGAGCTGGAAAAGCATCAGGTGCGCTTCATCCGTCGCCGCCACTGGACGACCAAGATCAAAACCTGGGTGCGCCGCTACTTCCGCGACGAGATCGCGCCGATCATCACCCCGATCGGCCTCGACCCGACGCACCCGTTCCCGTTGCTGGTGAACAAGAGCCTGAACTTTATCGTCGAGCTCGAAGGCATCGACGCCTTCGGTCGCGATTCCGGTCTGGCGATCATTCCGGCACCCCGTCTGCTGCCACGGATCATCAAGGTGCCGGAAGAAGTCGGCGGACCTGGCGACAACTATGTGTTCCTGTCGTCGATGATCCACGCCCACGCCGATGACCTGTTCCAGGGCATGAAGGTAAAAGGCTGCTACCAGTTCCGCCTGACCCGAAACGCCGACCTGGCGCTCGATTCCGAAGACGTCGAAGACCTGGCCCGCGCCCTGCGTGGCGAACTGTTCTCCCGTCGTTACGGTGACGCCGTACGCCTGGAAGTCGCCGACACTTGCCCGAAACACCTGTCGGACTACCTGCTCAAGCAGTTCAACCTGAGCGAGACCGAGCTTTATCAGGTCAACGGCCCGGTCAACCTGACCCGTCTGTTCAGCATCACTGGTCTGGACAGCCATCCGGAGCTGCAATACACGCCGTTCACCCCGCAGATCCCGAAACTGCTGCAGAACAGCGAGAACATTTTCAGCGTGATCAGCAAGCAGGACATCCTGCTGCTGCACCCGTTCGAGTCCTTCACCCCGGTGGTCGACCTGCTGCGCCAGGCCGCGAAAGACCCACACGTTCTGGCCGTGCGCCAGACGCTGTACCGCTCCGGCGCCAACTCGGAAATCGTCGATGCGCTGGTGGACGCCGCGCGTAACGGCAAGGAAGTGACGGCGGTCATCGAGCTGCGTGCGCGCTTCGACGAAGAGTCCAACCTGCAACTGGCCAGCCGTCTGCAGGCGGCGGGTGCGGTGGTGATCTACGGCGTGGTCGGCTTCAAGACCCACGCCAAGATGATGCTGATCCTGCGCCGCGAAGCCGGCGAGATCGTGCGTTACGCGCACCTCGGCACCGGTAACTACCACGCCGGCAACGCCCGCCTGTACACCGACTACAGCCTGCTGACCTCCGACGATGCCTTGTGCGAAGACGTCGGCAAACTGTTCAGCCAGTTGATCGGGATGGGCAAAACGCTGCGCATGAAAAAACTGCTGCATGCGCCGTTCACCCTCAAGAAGGGCATGCTCGACATGATCACCCGCGAGACGCAGTTCGCGCTCGACGGCAAGCCGGCGCACATCATCGCCAAGTTCAACTCGCTGACCGATCCGAAGATCATCCGCGCGCTGTACAAGGCCAGCCAGTCCGGCGTGCGCATCGATCTGGTGGTGCGCGGCATGTGCTGCCTGCGTCCGGGTATCGCCGGGGTTTCGCACAACATTCACGTGCGCTCGATCATCGGCCGCTTCCTTGAACACACCCGGGTGTTCTACTTCCTCAACGGCGGCGAAGAGCAGATGTTCCTGTCCAGTGCCGACTGGATGGAGCGCAACCTCGACAAGCGCGTCGAGACTTGCTTCCCGGTGGAAGGCAAGAAGCTGCTGACCCGGGTCAAGAAAGAGCTGGAGCTGTACCTGACCGACAACACCCACAGCTGGAGCCTGCAATCGGACGGCCGCTACATCCGCAACACGCCGACCGGCAACCAGAACCCGCGCAGTGCCCAGGCGACTCTGCTGGAGCGATTGGGCAGCCCGATTCTGCCGGTGAGCAGCTGA
- the hemB gene encoding porphobilinogen synthase — MSFTPANRLFPATRLRRNRRDDFSRRLVRENVLTVDDLILPVFVLDGENRREAVASMPGVERLTIDLLLEEAAKWVELGIPALALFPVTPPELKSLDAAEAWNPEGIAQRATRALRDRFPELGVITDVALDPFTTHGQDGILDEEGYVQNDITVDALVKQALSHAAAGAQVVAPSDMMDGRIQAIREALELAGHVNVRIMAYSAKYASAYYGPFRDAVGSAANLGKANKASYQMDPANSDEALHEVGADLSEGADMVMVKPGMPYLDILFRVKDAFKVPTFVYQVSGEYAMHMAAIQNGWLSEGVILESLTAFKRAGADGILTYFAVRAAQLLREQK, encoded by the coding sequence GTGAGCTTTACCCCAGCCAACCGCCTGTTCCCCGCCACCCGCCTGCGTCGCAATCGTCGTGATGATTTTTCCCGGCGGCTGGTGCGTGAGAATGTCCTGACGGTCGATGACCTGATCCTGCCGGTGTTCGTGCTCGACGGTGAAAATCGCCGCGAAGCCGTGGCCTCGATGCCGGGCGTCGAGCGCCTGACCATCGACCTGCTGCTTGAAGAAGCCGCCAAATGGGTCGAATTGGGGATTCCGGCACTGGCGCTGTTCCCGGTCACGCCACCTGAACTCAAATCCCTCGATGCCGCCGAAGCCTGGAATCCCGAAGGTATCGCCCAGCGCGCCACCCGCGCCCTGCGTGACCGATTCCCGGAGCTGGGCGTGATCACTGATGTCGCCCTCGACCCGTTCACCACTCACGGTCAGGACGGCATTCTTGACGAAGAAGGCTACGTGCAGAACGACATCACCGTCGATGCACTGGTCAAACAGGCGTTGTCCCATGCTGCCGCTGGCGCCCAGGTGGTTGCCCCGTCGGACATGATGGACGGCCGCATCCAGGCGATCCGCGAAGCGCTGGAGCTGGCCGGTCACGTCAACGTGCGGATCATGGCCTACTCGGCCAAGTACGCCAGTGCCTATTACGGCCCGTTCCGTGACGCCGTGGGTTCGGCCGCGAACCTGGGCAAGGCGAACAAGGCCTCCTACCAGATGGACCCGGCCAACAGCGACGAAGCGCTGCACGAAGTGGGCGCGGACTTGTCTGAAGGCGCGGACATGGTCATGGTCAAACCCGGCATGCCGTACCTGGACATTTTGTTCCGGGTAAAAGATGCCTTCAAAGTGCCGACCTTCGTCTATCAGGTCAGCGGCGAATACGCCATGCATATGGCGGCGATCCAGAATGGCTGGTTGAGCGAAGGCGTGATCCTCGAATCCCTGACCGCCTTTAAACGTGCCGGCGCTGATGGCATCCTCACTTACTTTGCTGTCCGCGCCGCTCAATTGTTACGAGAGCAGAAATAG